The Ensifer adhaerens genome contains a region encoding:
- a CDS encoding YdeI/OmpD-associated family protein, with translation MAPVEIDPAKVHEFKDFQSFYDWLATHHQSETEVWIKTHKVSSGLASVTPKEAIDAVLCWGWIDGVRKGHDDRSFLQRYSPRGKKSIWSQINVDNVSRLIAEGRMTEHGLKQVDAAKADGRWDRAYASGKDMQIPDDLQAAIDAEPEAREMLGKLSAQNRFALAFRTHNMKTEAGRKKKIETFVEMLKRGETIYPQKSK, from the coding sequence ATGGCCCCCGTGGAGATCGATCCCGCCAAGGTTCATGAATTCAAGGACTTCCAGAGCTTTTACGACTGGCTCGCCACCCACCACCAGAGCGAAACCGAAGTGTGGATCAAGACCCACAAGGTCAGCTCCGGCCTCGCCTCGGTCACGCCCAAGGAGGCGATCGACGCGGTGCTCTGCTGGGGTTGGATCGACGGCGTGCGCAAGGGGCACGACGACAGGAGTTTCCTCCAGCGCTATTCGCCGCGCGGCAAGAAGAGCATCTGGAGCCAGATCAATGTCGACAATGTCTCGCGCCTGATTGCCGAGGGCCGTATGACCGAGCACGGGCTCAAACAGGTCGATGCCGCCAAGGCCGACGGCCGCTGGGACCGCGCCTATGCCAGCGGCAAGGACATGCAGATCCCCGACGACCTGCAGGCGGCGATCGACGCTGAGCCCGAAGCCCGCGAAATGCTTGGCAAGCTCAGCGCACAGAACCGCTTCGCGCTCGCCTTCCGCACCCACAACATGAAGACCGAAGCCGGGCGCAAAAAGAAGATCGAGACCTTCGTCGAGATGCTGAAGCGCGGCGAAACGATCTATCCGCAGAAGAGCAAGTAA
- a CDS encoding DUF805 domain-containing protein — MEAHWLLGGDDVNLQMFTSVDGRIGRQAWWLAQIVICIAAIAAMFAGGALLALSGVDNYAAGFSLMHMLVILIIAASFYFGFTVNTERWHDHGRSGWWNLALFVPVVGPLLGLVMLGYLASEEGDNRFGPPVLRFVGGGAARFGRAGQ; from the coding sequence TTGGAAGCGCACTGGCTGTTGGGGGGAGACGACGTGAATTTACAGATGTTTACGAGTGTTGATGGCCGTATCGGACGTCAGGCCTGGTGGTTGGCGCAGATCGTTATCTGCATTGCGGCGATAGCCGCGATGTTCGCCGGCGGGGCGTTGTTGGCGCTTTCGGGCGTCGACAATTATGCCGCGGGCTTCAGCCTTATGCATATGCTTGTCATCCTCATCATCGCCGCGAGTTTCTATTTCGGCTTCACGGTCAACACCGAGCGCTGGCACGACCATGGCCGTTCCGGGTGGTGGAACCTTGCGCTGTTCGTCCCGGTCGTCGGGCCGCTCTTGGGCCTCGTCATGTTGGGCTACCTCGCGAGCGAGGAGGGTGACAACCGCTTTGGTCCGCCGGTCCTACGCTTCGTCGGAGGTGGTGCCGCGCGCTTCGGCCGCGCCGGTCAGTGA